In Geobacillus kaustophilus, a genomic segment contains:
- a CDS encoding SH3 domain-containing protein, translating into MKKTLLSVLLAICPLWPSAALAADGSPSSSLPTLMVAEHNALLRRGATDSYQVVESISAGQQIKVIDKFQNAAGETWYRIEYKGITGWAHADDFSEAHVSSAFPKVMFVQQDSLLRRGATDSYRAVGSIPAGRQVKVIDEFQNAYSETWYRIESKGITGWARSNRFSNQPPSMLVGKQAVIAANDIAMRKGASPYYPAVKTLSNGDVVSIIAEFTNSLGEQYVRVEWAGVKGWVKTEQIYIPEQLPTLLPTFMNVVQSSPVHRGASVHYRAVATVARGQTVKVIDLFVTGNRELWYRVDLGHIRGWVSEKVLTMSSTISVPSGVSDTSSISSQPLTVSVSVANVREAPSLKAKVVTQLKKGTKLNSLSSAKDASGALWYKVSLNGKTLGWVHETVVTKTSPSSPESQKKQKRVTTANAVLFAEPSLSAAIVERVAKNETVTIQQTAAASPFDWVQVTSSSGKTGWMPAFEMNETPSYVYVKQANTPLRRGASSGYRAVKTLQANERLSVLYEYNGWLNVETSNGVRGWVEKTDTSTVALNSLVEPTFSITNGDAYVTWKKTSNFRVSYTLLPGNRLKVTGSFSYAEVPSTDIPGIQTVEWNGSSLLITFEPGYTFTLRHYSDRLALKILETGLKGKKIIIDAGHGAHDTGAIGPGGTREKDITLDTALLLKEELERAGAIVKLTRSTDIFLELSERTWIANSSDYDAFISIHADSYSRTSRGTTTYYNVSSNFNGPKSEQLAAIVQKHLVQQLGTYDRGHKTQDFYVNRKNELPSILVELAFISNPNEEALLRTKAFRQKAAVGIREGLEEYFSQF; encoded by the coding sequence TTGAAAAAAACGCTTCTTTCCGTCTTGTTGGCGATTTGCCCGCTATGGCCGTCAGCCGCCTTGGCCGCCGATGGAAGTCCGTCCTCATCCTTACCCACACTCATGGTCGCTGAGCATAACGCTTTGCTGAGGAGAGGAGCGACGGATTCCTATCAAGTCGTCGAATCCATTTCTGCTGGCCAACAAATAAAGGTAATCGACAAGTTCCAAAACGCTGCTGGCGAAACGTGGTATCGCATCGAATACAAGGGCATCACGGGCTGGGCGCATGCAGACGACTTTTCTGAAGCGCACGTCTCTTCCGCCTTCCCTAAGGTGATGTTCGTCCAGCAAGACTCGTTGCTGAGAAGAGGGGCAACCGATTCATATCGGGCCGTTGGTTCGATTCCCGCTGGCCGACAAGTGAAAGTCATAGACGAGTTTCAAAACGCCTATAGTGAAACGTGGTATCGCATTGAGTCCAAAGGCATCACAGGTTGGGCGCGTTCGAACCGCTTTTCCAACCAACCGCCTTCTATGCTCGTCGGAAAGCAGGCGGTGATCGCCGCCAACGACATCGCGATGCGCAAGGGGGCATCCCCTTACTATCCGGCCGTCAAAACACTGTCTAACGGCGATGTCGTCTCCATCATTGCCGAGTTCACCAATTCACTCGGGGAACAGTATGTGCGTGTGGAATGGGCGGGAGTCAAAGGATGGGTGAAAACGGAGCAGATCTACATACCAGAACAGCTTCCGACACTTTTGCCGACATTCATGAACGTTGTGCAGTCCTCGCCGGTTCACCGCGGGGCGAGCGTCCATTACCGCGCCGTCGCCACAGTGGCACGCGGACAAACCGTCAAAGTGATTGACCTATTCGTGACAGGCAACCGGGAACTTTGGTATCGCGTCGACCTTGGACATATTCGCGGATGGGTGTCGGAAAAAGTGTTGACGATGTCATCAACCATTTCGGTTCCAAGCGGTGTCTCGGATACATCCAGCATCTCAAGCCAGCCGCTGACGGTCAGCGTGTCGGTCGCCAATGTGCGTGAGGCCCCATCCTTGAAGGCGAAAGTCGTCACCCAACTGAAAAAGGGAACCAAACTGAACAGCCTGTCAAGCGCCAAAGATGCGTCGGGAGCGCTTTGGTACAAAGTGTCCCTCAATGGAAAAACGCTCGGCTGGGTGCACGAGACGGTCGTAACCAAAACCAGTCCTTCTTCCCCGGAAAGCCAAAAGAAACAAAAGCGGGTAACAACCGCCAATGCAGTGCTGTTTGCCGAACCTTCGTTGAGCGCCGCCATCGTTGAGCGGGTGGCGAAAAACGAAACGGTCACCATTCAACAGACGGCAGCCGCCTCCCCGTTCGACTGGGTGCAAGTGACATCTTCGTCGGGAAAAACAGGATGGATGCCGGCGTTTGAAATGAATGAAACACCATCGTACGTGTACGTCAAACAAGCCAACACCCCGTTGCGCCGCGGCGCTTCCTCGGGCTATCGGGCCGTGAAGACGCTGCAAGCGAATGAACGGCTTTCCGTCCTTTACGAGTACAACGGTTGGCTGAATGTCGAAACATCCAATGGCGTCCGCGGATGGGTTGAGAAGACGGACACATCTACCGTCGCTTTAAACAGTTTAGTCGAACCAACATTCTCGATCACGAACGGAGATGCGTATGTCACGTGGAAAAAAACGTCAAACTTTCGCGTGTCTTATACGCTCCTTCCTGGGAACCGCCTAAAAGTGACCGGCTCGTTTTCCTACGCTGAAGTCCCGTCGACCGACATTCCAGGCATACAAACTGTTGAGTGGAACGGCAGTAGCCTGCTCATCACCTTTGAACCGGGGTACACGTTCACCCTTCGCCATTACAGCGACCGATTGGCGCTGAAAATTCTCGAGACCGGGCTCAAGGGCAAAAAAATCATCATTGACGCAGGGCATGGGGCGCACGACACGGGGGCGATCGGCCCTGGCGGCACGCGGGAAAAAGATATTACTCTCGACACCGCCTTATTGCTAAAAGAAGAATTGGAGCGGGCCGGAGCGATCGTGAAATTGACGCGAAGCACCGACATCTTTTTGGAGCTGTCGGAACGGACATGGATCGCCAACAGTTCCGACTACGACGCCTTTATCAGCATTCACGCCGACTCGTACTCGCGGACATCCCGCGGAACGACAACGTACTACAACGTATCGAGCAACTTCAACGGGCCAAAAAGCGAGCAGTTGGCCGCCATCGTGCAAAAACATCTTGTCCAACAGCTCGGAACATATGACCGCGGCCATAAAACGCAAGACTTTTACGTCAACCGGAAAAACGAGCTGCCGAGCATTCTCGTTGAGCTTGCCTTCATCTCCAATCCGAATGAAGAGGCGCTGCTGAGGACGAAAGCGTTCCGCCAAAAAGCGGCCGTCGGCATTCGTGAGGGGTTGGAAGAATACTTCAGCCAATTCTAG
- a CDS encoding YigZ family protein — protein sequence MLQTYYTAKGYGEREIVIEKSRFICYINRAETEEEALAFIQQIKKKHWDATHNCSAYLIGEHDQIQKANDDGEPSGTAGVPMLEVLKKKGVKDTVAVVTRYFGGIKLGAGGLVRAYSRAVSEGLNEAGIVERRLMRIMHVTIDYPWLGKVENELRSSVYTIKNIQYAERVTFDVLVSEEGQSSFGEWMTELTNGRANIQAGATEYAERLLPSS from the coding sequence TTGTTGCAAACATATTACACGGCCAAAGGATACGGTGAACGCGAGATCGTGATTGAAAAATCACGGTTCATCTGCTATATCAATCGCGCTGAAACGGAAGAAGAGGCTCTCGCCTTTATTCAACAGATCAAGAAGAAGCATTGGGACGCCACCCACAACTGCTCCGCCTATTTGATCGGCGAGCATGACCAAATCCAAAAAGCGAACGATGACGGCGAGCCGAGCGGCACCGCAGGGGTGCCGATGCTTGAAGTGCTGAAGAAAAAAGGGGTGAAAGACACCGTCGCCGTCGTCACCCGCTACTTCGGCGGCATCAAGCTCGGTGCGGGCGGGTTGGTGCGCGCTTACAGCCGCGCCGTCTCCGAGGGCCTGAACGAAGCCGGCATCGTCGAGCGTCGGCTCATGCGCATCATGCATGTGACGATCGATTATCCATGGCTTGGGAAAGTGGAAAATGAGCTGCGGTCTTCCGTATATACTATTAAAAATATCCAATATGCCGAGCGCGTCACGTTTGACGTTCTCGTTTCCGAGGAAGGCCAGTCTTCGTTCGGCGAGTGGATGACCGAACTGACAAACGGAAGGGCGAACATTCAGGCGGGAGCGACGGAGTATGCCGAGCGGCTGCTTCCGTCTTCTTGA
- a CDS encoding SH3 domain-containing protein encodes MNTMKRKAKWAVAASLAVGITTGALLFTPSAMKASEEVVLASVDWVTSQLNPMKNEIADLKAQLAAQQQQIQELKQQLASRPTSPPLPSVVYVVKNNAAIRSGASTNYRIIAYKQAGASLQVVGSHVSSQGLWYNVALSSSLKGWIYSGDVSTSAVSSDNTKHVIATAAVNIRKGASTSYPIVTTVPKGTQMTYIQPFTNSKGEKWYNVQLSDGRRGWMAAEFGEVK; translated from the coding sequence ATGAACACGATGAAACGAAAAGCCAAATGGGCCGTCGCCGCCAGCTTGGCGGTCGGGATAACGACAGGCGCCCTCTTGTTTACGCCGTCGGCGATGAAAGCGTCGGAAGAAGTCGTGTTAGCGAGCGTCGACTGGGTGACTTCCCAGCTGAATCCGATGAAAAATGAAATTGCAGACTTAAAAGCGCAGCTGGCCGCCCAGCAGCAACAAATCCAAGAGCTCAAGCAACAGCTCGCCAGCCGGCCGACTTCGCCCCCGCTTCCTTCCGTCGTCTATGTGGTAAAAAACAATGCGGCTATCCGCAGCGGGGCCTCAACGAACTACCGCATCATCGCTTATAAACAAGCAGGCGCTTCGCTGCAAGTTGTCGGGTCGCACGTCTCTTCCCAAGGGCTATGGTACAACGTCGCCCTCTCATCATCGTTGAAAGGCTGGATTTATTCAGGCGATGTCTCAACATCCGCCGTCAGCAGCGACAACACCAAGCACGTCATCGCCACGGCCGCAGTCAATATTCGAAAAGGAGCATCAACCTCCTACCCCATTGTGACGACGGTTCCGAAGGGGACACAAATGACCTATATCCAGCCGTTTACCAACAGCAAAGGAGAAAAATGGTACAACGTACAGCTCTCTGACGGGCGGCGGGGCTGGATGGCCGCTGAGTTCGGTGAGGTGAAGTAG
- a CDS encoding SpoIID/LytB domain-containing protein has protein sequence MKKLIWLAVGLFLLIASPSASNAAGVKTYNNPVQVLLYKGASVTVTVTGNYQIVNKQTLTITPLASGTSLVFRASSSTVLVTYNGKTDFSSTGFTIQETIGAAPLSLVKVNQTRYRGSVDIRLQNGAVSVTNILDMEDYLKGVVPSEMPASWPLEALKAQAIAARNYAYKHKTSLTTNPNTQTYKGYDGESSRSNEAVEATRGLYLKYNGNVIETYYHSTSGGKTANVSDVWNSSQTAYPYLASVDDPYESSPYSRWSFTFSPDALLRSFGMTNPSTVLYDVSIAKTGANGEVSAVTIETSEGTKTIKGNETTIRKLFPLESNQFYGILPSNWFDIQVEKNGPSVSIQTVNGNIAASSLSSYSVQTGNGTISLANVGEIKVQTTAGITPLSSSPSGVRSIVVTGKGWGHRIGMSQYGAKAFAERGWTAEQILEHYYRGAEVSF, from the coding sequence GTGAAAAAACTAATATGGTTGGCCGTCGGCCTGTTTCTTCTCATCGCCTCTCCTTCCGCCTCGAACGCCGCTGGGGTGAAAACGTACAACAATCCGGTACAAGTCCTGTTATACAAAGGGGCATCGGTGACAGTGACCGTCACCGGAAACTATCAAATCGTCAATAAACAGACGTTGACGATCACCCCGTTGGCGAGCGGGACAAGCTTGGTGTTTCGTGCTTCCTCTTCGACTGTGTTGGTCACATACAATGGAAAAACTGACTTTTCGAGCACCGGATTCACCATTCAAGAAACGATCGGCGCTGCGCCGTTGTCGCTTGTGAAAGTGAATCAAACCCGCTACCGCGGCAGCGTCGACATTCGCCTGCAAAACGGCGCCGTGTCTGTCACGAATATTTTAGATATGGAGGATTACTTAAAAGGAGTCGTGCCGAGCGAGATGCCTGCCTCTTGGCCGCTTGAGGCGCTGAAGGCGCAAGCCATTGCCGCTAGAAACTATGCATACAAGCATAAAACAAGCTTGACGACCAACCCAAACACGCAAACGTACAAAGGATATGACGGCGAATCTTCTCGATCGAACGAGGCGGTCGAAGCGACAAGAGGACTGTATCTCAAATATAACGGCAATGTCATCGAAACGTATTACCACTCGACAAGCGGCGGCAAAACCGCCAATGTAAGCGACGTCTGGAACTCGTCGCAAACCGCCTACCCATATTTGGCGAGCGTCGATGACCCGTATGAATCGTCGCCATACAGCCGTTGGTCATTCACCTTCTCGCCGGACGCCCTTTTGCGCTCGTTCGGGATGACGAATCCGTCAACCGTCTTATACGATGTTTCCATTGCTAAAACAGGGGCTAATGGTGAAGTGAGCGCCGTGACGATCGAGACGTCGGAAGGAACGAAAACGATCAAAGGAAACGAGACAACGATCCGCAAGCTGTTTCCGCTAGAGAGCAATCAATTTTACGGCATCTTGCCGTCTAACTGGTTTGACATTCAGGTAGAGAAAAACGGTCCGTCGGTGTCGATTCAAACGGTCAATGGCAATATCGCCGCTTCCTCCTTGTCGTCCTACTCCGTTCAAACGGGGAACGGAACGATTTCACTTGCCAACGTCGGAGAAATAAAAGTGCAAACAACCGCCGGAATCACGCCGCTTTCCTCTTCGCCGTCAGGGGTTCGCTCGATCGTCGTCACGGGAAAAGGATGGGGGCACCGAATCGGCATGAGCCAATACGGAGCGAAAGCGTTCGCCGAGCGCGGATGGACAGCGGAACAAATTTTAGAGCATTACTATCGCGGAGCGGAAGTCTCGTTCTAA
- a CDS encoding response regulator: protein MKTRIAIIDDHQLFREGIKRILEFEGDFEVVAEGSDGSEALSIVETYRPDLVLMDINMPDTNGVEATKQLIEAYPDTKVVVLSIHDDENYVMRALQTGATGYLLKEMDADTLIEAVRIVAEGGSYLHPKVTHNLIREYRRLTTEKGGAVVKQEVRRPLHLLTRRECEVLQLLADGKSNRAIGEALYISEKTVKNHVSSILQKLNVNDRTQAVVVAIKNGWVEVR from the coding sequence ATGAAAACACGCATTGCGATTATCGATGATCACCAGCTGTTTCGCGAGGGCATCAAGCGCATTTTGGAATTTGAAGGCGATTTTGAAGTCGTGGCCGAAGGAAGCGACGGAAGCGAGGCGCTTTCGATCGTCGAAACATACCGCCCGGATTTGGTGCTGATGGATATCAACATGCCGGACACCAACGGCGTTGAGGCGACGAAACAGCTGATTGAAGCTTACCCTGATACGAAAGTCGTCGTTCTGTCGATTCATGACGATGAAAACTATGTCATGCGTGCTTTGCAGACGGGAGCGACCGGATATTTGTTAAAGGAGATGGACGCGGATACACTCATTGAGGCCGTGAGAATCGTCGCCGAAGGCGGTTCGTACTTGCATCCGAAAGTGACGCACAACTTGATTCGCGAATACCGCCGCTTGACGACAGAAAAAGGCGGCGCAGTGGTCAAGCAAGAGGTGCGCCGCCCGCTTCATTTGTTGACGCGGCGCGAGTGCGAGGTGCTGCAGCTGTTGGCGGACGGCAAAAGCAACCGCGCCATCGGCGAAGCGCTTTACATTAGCGAAAAAACGGTGAAAAACCACGTCAGCAGCATCTTGCAAAAATTAAACGTCAACGACCGGACGCAAGCCGTTGTGGTTGCGATCAAAAACGGCTGGGTTGAGGTGCGCTAA
- a CDS encoding sensor histidine kinase: MAEAKQWNVKQLDRIVEKMIDTVQHSKDEIFRIGEQSRQEHDHLLRELEEVKRLTVQAIEEADQLEMKARQARRHLSEVSQNFSTHSEQDIREAYEQAHGLHMKLTMVREREKQLRLRRDELERRLASLAQIIERADYLVGQITVVLNYLNSDFRQVGELIEGAKQKQEFGLKIIEAQEEERRRLSREIHDGPAQLLAHVLLRSDLVEKVIKERGPEAAIVEIRDFRKMVRSALSEVRRIIYDLRPMALDDLGLVPTLKKYLQTTEEYNKGVHISFVHIGEEIRLPSRMEAAVFRLVQESVQNALKHAEARHIDVKMEVTCRHLLVSVKDDGKGFDPSVKKENAFGLIGMRERVELLGGTLVIRSKLDGGTTVFIRVPLDRSTDETNKEERK, encoded by the coding sequence ATGGCTGAGGCAAAACAGTGGAATGTGAAGCAGTTAGATCGGATTGTCGAAAAAATGATCGACACCGTTCAACATAGCAAAGACGAAATTTTCCGCATCGGGGAGCAGTCGCGTCAAGAGCACGACCATTTGCTTCGCGAACTTGAGGAGGTGAAGCGGCTGACAGTGCAGGCCATCGAAGAAGCGGATCAGCTGGAAATGAAAGCCCGTCAGGCGCGCCGTCATCTGTCGGAAGTGAGCCAAAACTTTTCCACCCACTCGGAGCAAGATATTCGCGAGGCGTATGAACAGGCGCACGGGCTGCATATGAAACTGACGATGGTGCGCGAGCGGGAGAAACAGTTGCGGCTGCGCCGCGACGAGCTTGAGCGGAGATTGGCGAGCCTTGCGCAAATTATCGAACGCGCCGATTATTTAGTTGGACAAATTACGGTCGTGCTCAACTACTTAAACAGCGATTTCCGCCAAGTCGGCGAGCTCATTGAAGGAGCGAAGCAAAAGCAGGAATTTGGGTTGAAAATCATCGAAGCCCAGGAAGAAGAGCGGCGTCGGCTGTCGCGGGAAATCCATGACGGCCCGGCGCAGCTGCTCGCCCATGTGTTGCTCCGGTCGGACCTTGTCGAAAAGGTGATCAAAGAGCGAGGGCCAGAGGCGGCGATCGTCGAAATTCGCGATTTTCGCAAAATGGTGCGTTCGGCTTTGTCCGAAGTGCGCCGCATCATATACGACTTGCGGCCGATGGCGCTTGATGATTTAGGACTGGTTCCGACGCTAAAAAAATATTTGCAAACGACCGAAGAATATAACAAGGGAGTTCACATTTCCTTTGTACATATCGGCGAAGAAATTCGGCTGCCGTCGCGGATGGAGGCAGCTGTGTTTCGGCTTGTCCAAGAATCGGTGCAAAATGCCTTGAAGCATGCCGAAGCGCGCCATATCGACGTCAAAATGGAAGTGACGTGCCGCCATCTGCTTGTCAGCGTCAAGGACGATGGCAAAGGGTTTGATCCATCGGTCAAAAAAGAAAATGCGTTCGGCTTGATCGGGATGCGGGAGCGGGTGGAGCTGCTCGGTGGCACGCTGGTCATCCGTTCAAAGCTCGACGGTGGAACGACCGTATTCATTCGCGTTCCGCTCGACCGTTCGACTGACGAGACGAACAAGGAGGAGAGGAAATGA
- a CDS encoding LCP family protein, translating to MNHTRKTVKKRKKKKRLRRLFLLVFLLLLGGIGAFGYNIYSETKQASSKIYQALDPSGEPPKDIEMHKDPFTVLLVGVENQYHDEEGRSDVVMLLTVNPKTNKVYLLSIPRDTRVYIPSEGRKDKITHSYSHGGIQSTIAAVNELIDVPIDYYVTTDFEGFEKIVDSLGGITVDVPFTFKAQLTGSLKWHTFHKGKKELNGNEALAYVRMRKSDPRGDFGRNERQKQVIRAIIDKSTSITSLPKLDDVIADLGDHVRTNIPPSDLLSFIYVYQKMKHADVENLHLKGYDETINGVYYYIPDEQSVSSINETLRQALETSNASLTRSDSPSTQSQN from the coding sequence ATGAATCATACAAGAAAAACGGTGAAAAAGCGAAAGAAAAAAAAGCGGCTCCGCCGACTATTTTTGCTTGTGTTTCTTCTTTTGCTCGGGGGTATCGGCGCCTTTGGCTACAATATTTACTCCGAGACGAAACAGGCGTCAAGCAAAATTTATCAAGCCCTCGATCCATCGGGTGAGCCGCCAAAGGATATTGAAATGCACAAAGATCCGTTTACCGTGCTGTTGGTTGGAGTGGAAAACCAGTACCACGACGAGGAGGGGCGGTCTGATGTCGTCATGTTGTTGACCGTCAATCCGAAAACGAACAAAGTGTATTTGTTGAGCATTCCGCGCGACACACGCGTTTACATTCCGAGCGAAGGGCGGAAAGACAAAATCACCCACTCCTACAGCCATGGAGGCATTCAATCAACGATTGCAGCCGTCAATGAGCTGATCGATGTTCCGATCGACTATTACGTGACGACTGATTTTGAAGGGTTCGAAAAAATCGTCGATTCCCTCGGCGGCATCACGGTGGACGTTCCGTTTACGTTCAAAGCCCAGCTGACAGGTTCGCTCAAATGGCATACGTTCCATAAGGGCAAAAAAGAGTTGAACGGCAATGAAGCGCTCGCCTATGTGCGCATGAGAAAATCGGACCCCCGCGGCGACTTTGGCCGAAACGAGCGGCAAAAACAAGTCATTCGCGCCATTATTGACAAAAGCACGTCCATCACCTCGCTGCCGAAGCTGGATGACGTCATCGCCGATTTAGGGGATCATGTGCGGACGAACATTCCTCCGTCCGATTTGTTGTCGTTCATCTATGTCTATCAAAAAATGAAACACGCGGATGTAGAAAATTTGCATTTGAAAGGATACGACGAAACGATCAACGGCGTGTACTACTACATCCCTGACGAGCAATCGGTCAGCTCAATCAATGAAACGCTGCGGCAAGCGCTCGAGACGTCCAACGCCTCCCTCACGCGCAGCGATTCACCATCCACACAAAGCCAAAATTAA
- a CDS encoding DEAD/DEAH box helicase, which translates to MNVSPLLSFLQGFRLPREQLPFSENEIEAAWRAGWLGEQPGLTRTPRSWRCMRCGNDDPLRFASFPCARCGSDCAYCRKCLSMGRISACTRLVHVSLPLPFERHEAPLAWQGELSPAQAEAAMAVQQAVLDSRELIVWAVCGAGKTEILFPAIAAALEKGWRVCLATPRTDVVRELAPRFRQAFPRVPLAVWHGGSDERGRIASLVLSTTHQLLRTYRVFDVMIVDEVDAFPYSAEPMLEYAVSQARKEQASLIYLTATPSRAWQRDIARGKRQAAVIPARYHGRPLPVPAFEWCGNWRKRLERGCLPQNVLVWVLHRLEQRKQAFLFVPYIDELEAVTRILQRVDSRIVGVHAEAPDRAEHVQAFRNGLVPLLVTTTILERGVTVPNIDVAVLGADDRIFTESALVQIAGRVGRSVAFPDGDVRFFHHGKTKEMVRARRHILRMNEEAKKRGLLRL; encoded by the coding sequence TTGAATGTTTCCCCGCTTCTATCGTTTCTGCAAGGGTTCCGTCTTCCGAGGGAGCAACTCCCGTTTTCCGAAAACGAAATCGAAGCCGCCTGGCGCGCTGGATGGCTCGGCGAACAGCCCGGATTGACCCGAACGCCGCGCAGCTGGCGCTGTATGCGCTGCGGGAATGACGACCCGCTTCGTTTCGCTTCGTTTCCGTGCGCCCGCTGCGGATCGGATTGCGCGTATTGCCGCAAATGTTTGTCAATGGGGCGGATCAGCGCTTGCACCCGCCTTGTGCACGTGTCACTTCCGCTTCCGTTCGAGCGGCACGAGGCGCCGCTTGCTTGGCAGGGAGAGCTATCCCCTGCTCAAGCGGAAGCGGCTATGGCCGTGCAACAAGCAGTATTGGATAGTCGTGAACTGATCGTTTGGGCGGTATGCGGGGCGGGAAAAACCGAGATTTTGTTTCCCGCCATCGCCGCCGCGCTTGAGAAGGGCTGGCGCGTCTGCCTTGCCACGCCGCGGACCGACGTCGTCCGCGAGCTCGCTCCGCGCTTCCGCCAAGCGTTCCCGCGCGTTCCGCTCGCCGTGTGGCATGGCGGAAGCGACGAGCGCGGGCGGATTGCTTCCTTGGTCCTCTCCACCACCCACCAGTTGCTGCGGACCTACCGCGTCTTTGACGTCATGATCGTGGATGAAGTCGATGCGTTTCCGTATTCTGCTGAGCCGATGCTCGAATACGCCGTCAGTCAAGCGCGGAAAGAACAGGCGAGCCTCATTTATCTAACCGCCACCCCGTCCCGCGCTTGGCAGCGCGACATCGCGCGCGGCAAGCGGCAAGCCGCCGTCATCCCCGCCCGCTACCACGGCCGTCCGCTTCCTGTCCCTGCGTTCGAATGGTGCGGAAACTGGCGCAAACGGCTCGAGCGCGGCTGCTTGCCCCAAAATGTCCTTGTGTGGGTTCTCCACCGTCTGGAGCAAAGAAAACAAGCGTTTTTGTTCGTCCCCTATATCGATGAGCTCGAAGCCGTCACCCGCATCTTGCAGCGCGTCGATTCCCGCATCGTCGGCGTTCATGCCGAAGCCCCAGATCGTGCGGAACATGTTCAGGCGTTTCGCAACGGCCTCGTTCCGTTGCTTGTGACGACGACGATTCTTGAGCGCGGCGTGACGGTGCCGAACATCGATGTCGCCGTCCTTGGCGCGGATGACCGCATTTTCACGGAAAGCGCTCTCGTGCAAATCGCCGGCCGCGTCGGTCGAAGCGTTGCGTTTCCGGATGGCGATGTCCGCTTTTTCCATCATGGGAAAACGAAAGAGATGGTGCGGGCGCGCCGCCACATCCTCCGCATGAATGAAGAAGCGAAGAAAAGGGGGTTGTTGCGTCTATGA
- a CDS encoding DegV family protein, translating to MKTAIVTDSTAYLPKEVRERLGIRLIPLSVIFGDEAYREEVDMTADEFFAKIKQHPVLPTTSQPSVGEFVDLFTAIREEGYDAVISIHLSSGISGTYQGAVTAGTMVDGLRVYAYDSEISCMAQGFYAIEAAEMAQAGRPPEDIIARLDAIKRTLRAYFMVDDLAHLQRGGRLSGAQAFIGGLLQIKPLLHFENKVIVPFEKIRTRKKAVKRIEELFAEDADKGVPLKAAIIHANQPDEAARWRDELAARYPHVEFWISYFGPVIATHVGEGALGLTWYQT from the coding sequence GTGAAAACGGCAATTGTCACTGACAGCACGGCCTACTTGCCGAAAGAGGTGCGCGAGAGGCTTGGCATTCGTTTGATTCCGCTCAGCGTCATTTTCGGGGATGAGGCGTATCGTGAAGAAGTTGATATGACGGCGGATGAATTTTTCGCCAAAATCAAGCAGCACCCGGTGTTGCCGACGACGTCCCAGCCGTCGGTCGGCGAGTTCGTTGACTTGTTCACTGCCATTCGCGAGGAAGGGTATGACGCCGTCATCAGCATCCATCTCTCAAGCGGCATCAGCGGCACGTACCAAGGGGCGGTCACCGCAGGAACAATGGTGGATGGCTTGCGCGTCTACGCGTACGACTCAGAAATCAGCTGCATGGCGCAAGGGTTTTACGCCATCGAAGCGGCTGAAATGGCGCAGGCGGGGCGGCCTCCAGAAGACATCATCGCCCGATTGGACGCCATCAAACGGACGTTGCGCGCCTACTTTATGGTCGACGACTTGGCCCACTTGCAGCGCGGCGGGCGGCTGTCCGGCGCCCAAGCGTTCATCGGCGGCCTCCTGCAGATCAAGCCGCTCCTCCATTTTGAGAACAAAGTGATCGTGCCGTTTGAAAAAATCCGCACGCGCAAGAAGGCTGTGAAACGCATCGAGGAATTGTTCGCTGAAGACGCGGATAAAGGCGTGCCGCTTAAAGCCGCCATCATTCACGCCAATCAGCCTGATGAAGCCGCCCGCTGGCGCGACGAACTAGCTGCCCGCTATCCGCACGTCGAGTTTTGGATCAGCTATTTCGGCCCGGTCATCGCCACGCACGTCGGCGAAGGCGCGCTTGGGCTGACGTGGTATCAGACGTAA